The Arctopsyche grandis isolate Sample6627 chromosome 7, ASM5162203v2, whole genome shotgun sequence genome includes a window with the following:
- the Cap-D3 gene encoding chromosome associated protein D3 isoform X1: MDLEQFLVPLRLNQLRNDWVQDIWDREFMDHFPLPSDYNLDDRRSCILINIIKHLQTSLFNGPGDASDDDDSTAGESWKSLVNVIKHDKLISLLFSLINIGEEEIQSDEHRLCAIYAARLYFVMLTIPGSSAYKVFHCQMFIVCLKVFKFGEKLLEHEEVYNDHRICSNINAVNRQLVVALNDLNVLIGRFNLKTNNVCLEETVSSLVDLTNSIALNSRLNIDKNTLGKISGLSFNCLNKLIDGSSSTPDKSVINMIFKCLVSKFVITEKTIKKNMVSLQMAGLTHCAILLTKYGESAVDGCTCLIQHLCCDSSGMMRAENRSFRVKTVIGLMALLPHQPYIDQLQWIVKLSRNSISAWRCLALDVIGFIIAGNDRNISDVNENSDERCIMANERSLDGEDDDISHVPSSEISDKHGNVGHKDLLNVVVERCQDVTCSVRTNALTILVSCTSQQNDTLNALIKEMFGNGDVLLMIAEHKLNDERVLVRRIAIKLLDSLLKTRGELLIQKNLQLIVNRCRDTSILVRSLSINTLTGLALVWGSANVAEAWLDGVMNQLSDPESKIQDLVLDSLVSLLFKDLVTYNSGSCTVRERFPWIFLSALIRKNMRRHLGRACLMLSKHSAKVLTLRLVETLSSHIRTENNLSCWVFLSCIARYIPITDVSFVIDYFNESTTDSLFDDIQLLVLVQEVLCEWCTCLDDDQSIGLRNQLIRSLHYNAVPSGATRGTVALAIRLSRDSDYSWAASLMEEYENRILMRTNPVDMQDDIGGGVIIAMADLALAAEKKPSLDIISILLKMVDSFEVDGDANNCPISVGTRAAAIASLGKLSLREKSTAVRTTKLCARLLASSMSPLPLKINAMCVLADMSIRYTAIVEPMLPGMYVCLASKDLTIRRMAVQLITQLLVSDFLKLRDALYFNYFSLLCDSDEKIKDTATYYVFQCLIQKDKNILYKNFVNSVFYYNNYRNSLAYKDYEISDEERALFSLKGDDKRADRYMIYDMMLSHMTDVQRLNTQIRLCNQAISVGEEGISGTDVLRDSLDILRKLSRYPQSKEQNDDLATRVTSNIAVQKMKQNDIEKIVPMIMRLYHHLKLIESPLVTNVVGYACDLLKDYKQEVEEVLETDTDFLNEIRKFQKDSDTNFPNVPSTIRRERRPSKFVKSSTKNKEDVPSSSKNVIPTTPKRRASKVKRVILNEDFDLENF; the protein is encoded by the exons ATGGATCTGGAGCAGTTTTTGGTGCCGTTGAGACTAAACCAGCTCAGAAATGATTGGGTTCAAGATATTTGGGACAGAGAGTTCATGGACCACTTCCCACTACCATCCGATTACAATCTGGACGATCGCCGTAgctgtattttaataaatattataaaacaccTACAGACGTCACTATTTAATGGCCCCGGTGATGCTTCGGATGATGACGATTCAACAGCGGGAGAATCGTGGAAATCCCTAGTCAATGTTATAAAACACGACAAGTTAATCTCATTGCTATTTTCCTTGATCAACATTGGTGAAGAGGAAATTCAATCGGATGAGCATCGTCTCTGTGCTATATATGCTGCGAGGCTCTATTTTGTCATGTTGACTATACCTGGCAGCAGCGCTTATAAGGTTTTTCACTGTCAAATGTTTATAGTGTGTTTGAAGGTATTCAAATTTGGAGAGAAATTGCTGGAACACGAAGAAGTCTATAATGACCATAGAATATGCTCCAATATCAATGCTGTAAATCGTCAGTTGGTAGTAGCGTTGAATGATTTGAACGTACTTATTGGCCGATTTAATTTGAAGACGAATAATGTCTGTTTAGAGGAAACTGTCAGCTCTTTGGTCGATTTAACGAATAGCATTGCCCTCAATTCTCGTTTAAATATAG acaaaaatacacTCGGAAAGATTTCTGGACTATCGTTTAACTGCCTCAATAAACTAATAGACGGCTCTTCAAGTACACCAGATAAAAGCGTTATTAATATGATATTCAAATGTTTAGTGTCTAAATTTGTCATTACTGAGAAAACGATAAAAAAGAATatg gtttCATTGCAAATGGCTGGATTGACGCATTGTGCAATATTGCTGACGAAATATGGAGAGTCGGCTGTAGATGGATGTACTTGTTTGATTCAACATCTGTGCTGTGATTCTAGCGGAAtg atgCGAGCTGAAAATAGGTCATTCCGGGTCAAAACAGTAATCGGATTGATGGCATTATTGCCTCATCAACCATACATAGATCAACTTCAATGGATTGTTAAATTATCGAGGAATTCTATTTCCGCTTGGAGATGTTTAGCCTTA gaTGTAATTGGTTTCATTATTGCTGGAAATGATAGAAATATTTCGGACGTAAATGAAAACAGTGATGAAAGATGCATCATGGCGAACGAACGAAGCTTAGATGGCGAAGATGATGATATCAGCCATGTGCCGAGTTCTGAAATATCTGATAAACATGGCAATGTTGGACATAAAGATCTTTTGAACGTTGTTGTTGAACGCTGTCAAGATGTTACATGTTCTGTCCGAACTAATGCTCTCACAATATTGGTATCGTGTACATCGCAACAAAATGATACGTTGAATGCATTGATTAAAGAGATGTTTGGCAATGGAGATGTATTATTGATGATTGCCGAACATAAATTAAATGACGAAAGAGTACTTGTCAGACGGATTGCCATAAAACTTTTAGATAGTTTACTTAAAACTCGTGGAGAGTTGttgatacaaaaaaatttacag ctcATTGTAAATCGCTGTCGCGACACGAGTATTTTAGTACGGTCTCTATCAATCAATACACTAACCGGTCTCGCTTTAGTTTGGGGAAGTGCGAATGTTGCAGAAGCTTGGCTCGACGGTGTTATGAATCAACTTTCTGATCCAGAAAGTAAA atacaAGATTTAGTATTGGACTCATTGGTTAGTCTGCTCTTTAAGGACCTTGTTACATATAATTCGGGTTCGTGTACTGTTCGAGAGAGATTTCCGTGGATTTTTTTAAGCGCGTTGATTCGAAAGAATATGCGACGACATTTGGGCCGCGCATGTCTCATGCTCTCCAAACATTCTGCGAAAGTTCTTAC cTTGCGACTTGTAGAAACGTTATCGTCTCATATAAgaactgaaaataatttatcatgTTGGGTTTTCTTGTCTTGCATCGCTCGTTACATTCCAATTACAGATGTATCATTcgttattgattattttaatgaaagtacCACTGATTCATTG TTTGACGACATACAACTTCTTGTTTTGGTTCAAGAGGTATTGTGTGAATGGTGCACATGTCTAGATGACGATCAGAGTATCGGTCTAAGAAACCAATTGATTCGAAGTCTTCATTATAATGCGGTGCCATCTGGTGCGACGAGGGGTACAGTCGCACTCGCCATAAGGCTCTCTAGAGACAGTGATTATTCGTGGGCTGCATCTCTCATGGAAGAGTACGAAAATAGAATATTGATGCGTACTAATCCGGTTGATATGCAAGATGATATCGGTGGCGGTGTTATAATTGCAATGGCCGATCTCGCTCTTGCTGCAGAAAAGAAGCCTTCTCTCGATATAATATCCATACTACTTAAAATGGTTGATTCGTTTGAAGTGGATGGTGATGCAAATAATT gcCCAATATCGGTGGGTACTCGGGCTGCAGCAATTGCTTCTTTGGGTAAGTTAAGCTTACGAGAAAAGTCAACTGCTGTAAGGACGACTAAACTTTGCGCTCGTTTACTAGCATCTTCCATGAGTCCTTTGCCACTTAAAATCAATGCTATGTGTGTGCTAGCTGATATGAGTATTAG gTACACAGCAATAGTGGAGCCTATGTTACCTGGAATGTATGTCTGTCTAGCTAGTAAAGATTTGACAATAAGGCGTATGGCTGTCCAGCTCATAACGCAATTGCTGGTATCGGATTTTTTGAAACTAAGAGATGCTCTTTATTTCAATTACTTTTCACTATTGTGCGATTCAGATGAAAAAATCAAAGACACGgcgacatattatgtatttcagTGCTTGATTCAGAAAGACAAGaacattttatataagaattttGTAAAcagtgtattttattataacaacTATCGAAATTCTTTAGCATATAAAGACTATGAAATATCCGATGAAGAACGAGCtctattttcattgaaag GAGATGATAAACGTGCAGATCGTTATATGATTTATGATATGATGTTGAGCCACATGACTGATGTACAGCGTCTTAATACtcag atTCGGTTATGCAACCAAGCAATTTCAGTAGGCGAAGAAGGTATATCTGGAACTGATGTTCTTCGAGATTCTTTAGACATTCTTAGAAAATTATCTAGGTATCCTCAGAGTAAAGAGCAAAATGATGATTTAGCTACGAGAGTAACGAGCAATATCGCAGTTCAG aaaatgaAACAGAATGATATAGAAAAAATTGTACCAATGATAATGAGATTATATCATCACCTGAAATTAATTGAGTCTCCGTTGGTGACAAATGTGGTAGGCTATGCATGTGATCTGCTGAAGGATTACAAACAAgag
- the Cap-D3 gene encoding chromosome associated protein D3 isoform X2, with the protein MDLEQFLVPLRLNQLRNDWVQDIWDREFMDHFPLPSDYNLDDRRSCILINIIKHLQTSLFNGPGDASDDDDSTAGESWKSLVNVIKHDKLISLLFSLINIGEEEIQSDEHRLCAIYAARLYFVMLTIPGSSAYKVFHCQMFIVCLKVFKFGEKLLEHEEVYNDHRICSNINAVNRQLVVALNDLNVLIGRFNLKTNNVCLEETVSSLVDLTNSIALNSRLNIDKNTLGKISGLSFNCLNKLIDGSSSTPDKSVINMIFKCLVSKFVITEKTIKKNMVSLQMAGLTHCAILLTKYGESAVDGCTCLIQHLCCDSSGMMRAENRSFRVKTVIGLMALLPHQPYIDQLQWIVKLSRNSISAWRCLALDVIGFIIAGNDRNISDVNENSDERCIMANERSLDGEDDDISHVPSSEISDKHGNVGHKDLLNVVVERCQDVTCSVRTNALTILVSCTSQQNDTLNALIKEMFGNGDVLLMIAEHKLNDERVLVRRIAIKLLDSLLKTRGELLIQKNLQLIVNRCRDTSILVRSLSINTLTGLALVWGSANVAEAWLDGVMNQLSDPESKIQDLVLDSLVSLLFKDLVTYNSGSCTVRERFPWIFLSALIRKNMRRHLGRACLMLSKHSAKVLTLRLVETLSSHIRTENNLSCWVFLSCIARYIPITDVSFVIDYFNESTTDSLFDDIQLLVLVQEVLCEWCTCLDDDQSIGLRNQLIRSLHYNAVPSGATRGTVALAIRLSRDSDYSWAASLMEEYENRILMRTNPVDMQDDIGGGVIIAMADLALAAEKKPSLDIISILLKMVDSFEVDGDANNCPISVGTRAAAIASLGKLSLREKSTAVRTTKLCARLLASSMSPLPLKINAMCVLADMSIRYTAIVEPMLPGMYVCLASKDLTIRRMAVQLITQLLVSDFLKLRDALYFNYFSLLCDSDEKIKDTATYYVFQCLIQKDKNILYKNFVNSVFYYNNYRNSLAYKDYEISDEERALFSLKGDDKRADRYMIYDMMLSHMTDVQRLNTQIRLCNQAISVGEEGISGTDVLRDSLDILRKLSRYPQSKEQNDDLATRVTSNIAVQVEEVLETDTDFLNEIRKFQKDSDTNFPNVPSTIRRERRPSKFVKSSTKNKEDVPSSSKNVIPTTPKRRASKVKRVILNEDFDLENF; encoded by the exons ATGGATCTGGAGCAGTTTTTGGTGCCGTTGAGACTAAACCAGCTCAGAAATGATTGGGTTCAAGATATTTGGGACAGAGAGTTCATGGACCACTTCCCACTACCATCCGATTACAATCTGGACGATCGCCGTAgctgtattttaataaatattataaaacaccTACAGACGTCACTATTTAATGGCCCCGGTGATGCTTCGGATGATGACGATTCAACAGCGGGAGAATCGTGGAAATCCCTAGTCAATGTTATAAAACACGACAAGTTAATCTCATTGCTATTTTCCTTGATCAACATTGGTGAAGAGGAAATTCAATCGGATGAGCATCGTCTCTGTGCTATATATGCTGCGAGGCTCTATTTTGTCATGTTGACTATACCTGGCAGCAGCGCTTATAAGGTTTTTCACTGTCAAATGTTTATAGTGTGTTTGAAGGTATTCAAATTTGGAGAGAAATTGCTGGAACACGAAGAAGTCTATAATGACCATAGAATATGCTCCAATATCAATGCTGTAAATCGTCAGTTGGTAGTAGCGTTGAATGATTTGAACGTACTTATTGGCCGATTTAATTTGAAGACGAATAATGTCTGTTTAGAGGAAACTGTCAGCTCTTTGGTCGATTTAACGAATAGCATTGCCCTCAATTCTCGTTTAAATATAG acaaaaatacacTCGGAAAGATTTCTGGACTATCGTTTAACTGCCTCAATAAACTAATAGACGGCTCTTCAAGTACACCAGATAAAAGCGTTATTAATATGATATTCAAATGTTTAGTGTCTAAATTTGTCATTACTGAGAAAACGATAAAAAAGAATatg gtttCATTGCAAATGGCTGGATTGACGCATTGTGCAATATTGCTGACGAAATATGGAGAGTCGGCTGTAGATGGATGTACTTGTTTGATTCAACATCTGTGCTGTGATTCTAGCGGAAtg atgCGAGCTGAAAATAGGTCATTCCGGGTCAAAACAGTAATCGGATTGATGGCATTATTGCCTCATCAACCATACATAGATCAACTTCAATGGATTGTTAAATTATCGAGGAATTCTATTTCCGCTTGGAGATGTTTAGCCTTA gaTGTAATTGGTTTCATTATTGCTGGAAATGATAGAAATATTTCGGACGTAAATGAAAACAGTGATGAAAGATGCATCATGGCGAACGAACGAAGCTTAGATGGCGAAGATGATGATATCAGCCATGTGCCGAGTTCTGAAATATCTGATAAACATGGCAATGTTGGACATAAAGATCTTTTGAACGTTGTTGTTGAACGCTGTCAAGATGTTACATGTTCTGTCCGAACTAATGCTCTCACAATATTGGTATCGTGTACATCGCAACAAAATGATACGTTGAATGCATTGATTAAAGAGATGTTTGGCAATGGAGATGTATTATTGATGATTGCCGAACATAAATTAAATGACGAAAGAGTACTTGTCAGACGGATTGCCATAAAACTTTTAGATAGTTTACTTAAAACTCGTGGAGAGTTGttgatacaaaaaaatttacag ctcATTGTAAATCGCTGTCGCGACACGAGTATTTTAGTACGGTCTCTATCAATCAATACACTAACCGGTCTCGCTTTAGTTTGGGGAAGTGCGAATGTTGCAGAAGCTTGGCTCGACGGTGTTATGAATCAACTTTCTGATCCAGAAAGTAAA atacaAGATTTAGTATTGGACTCATTGGTTAGTCTGCTCTTTAAGGACCTTGTTACATATAATTCGGGTTCGTGTACTGTTCGAGAGAGATTTCCGTGGATTTTTTTAAGCGCGTTGATTCGAAAGAATATGCGACGACATTTGGGCCGCGCATGTCTCATGCTCTCCAAACATTCTGCGAAAGTTCTTAC cTTGCGACTTGTAGAAACGTTATCGTCTCATATAAgaactgaaaataatttatcatgTTGGGTTTTCTTGTCTTGCATCGCTCGTTACATTCCAATTACAGATGTATCATTcgttattgattattttaatgaaagtacCACTGATTCATTG TTTGACGACATACAACTTCTTGTTTTGGTTCAAGAGGTATTGTGTGAATGGTGCACATGTCTAGATGACGATCAGAGTATCGGTCTAAGAAACCAATTGATTCGAAGTCTTCATTATAATGCGGTGCCATCTGGTGCGACGAGGGGTACAGTCGCACTCGCCATAAGGCTCTCTAGAGACAGTGATTATTCGTGGGCTGCATCTCTCATGGAAGAGTACGAAAATAGAATATTGATGCGTACTAATCCGGTTGATATGCAAGATGATATCGGTGGCGGTGTTATAATTGCAATGGCCGATCTCGCTCTTGCTGCAGAAAAGAAGCCTTCTCTCGATATAATATCCATACTACTTAAAATGGTTGATTCGTTTGAAGTGGATGGTGATGCAAATAATT gcCCAATATCGGTGGGTACTCGGGCTGCAGCAATTGCTTCTTTGGGTAAGTTAAGCTTACGAGAAAAGTCAACTGCTGTAAGGACGACTAAACTTTGCGCTCGTTTACTAGCATCTTCCATGAGTCCTTTGCCACTTAAAATCAATGCTATGTGTGTGCTAGCTGATATGAGTATTAG gTACACAGCAATAGTGGAGCCTATGTTACCTGGAATGTATGTCTGTCTAGCTAGTAAAGATTTGACAATAAGGCGTATGGCTGTCCAGCTCATAACGCAATTGCTGGTATCGGATTTTTTGAAACTAAGAGATGCTCTTTATTTCAATTACTTTTCACTATTGTGCGATTCAGATGAAAAAATCAAAGACACGgcgacatattatgtatttcagTGCTTGATTCAGAAAGACAAGaacattttatataagaattttGTAAAcagtgtattttattataacaacTATCGAAATTCTTTAGCATATAAAGACTATGAAATATCCGATGAAGAACGAGCtctattttcattgaaag GAGATGATAAACGTGCAGATCGTTATATGATTTATGATATGATGTTGAGCCACATGACTGATGTACAGCGTCTTAATACtcag atTCGGTTATGCAACCAAGCAATTTCAGTAGGCGAAGAAGGTATATCTGGAACTGATGTTCTTCGAGATTCTTTAGACATTCTTAGAAAATTATCTAGGTATCCTCAGAGTAAAGAGCAAAATGATGATTTAGCTACGAGAGTAACGAGCAATATCGCAGTTCAG